In Gossypium arboreum isolate Shixiya-1 chromosome 3, ASM2569848v2, whole genome shotgun sequence, the sequence AAAATACACGCTTCACTTAGTTGATTAAGTAACAATTCTGGTAATAAACATAGTATGTGAGTGAGATAACTATGCGTATATGTATATAGACAGTGAAATCAGCCTTGAAACACTGACTGCATAATGTTCATATTTAGCCTACAAATTCACTTCATTGGGTGTCACAACAGCGACAAAACTAAGCCTTTCTTGGACCTTCCCACGCTGATTGTGTGAATCATATTGTGTAATCATGTGATACGTGAGAacgtatatacatacatatatataatattgtcAAGATTCGCTACTCATTGGAGAGTTTTGTCTCCTTTTTCCATGTTTAATTATCTTGATCATGTTCTCATCATTTTAGCCACCTTGTATGACATACAACCTTCATCTTGTTCCATATGCACTCATTTATAAGAATTTTCATCTCAGccttggccatgtgtctcagtatATATTAatgctttgaattttttttcactATGCTGATAGGTTCAATTGGAGCCAACAGCTTCATGGGCTTTGATTCGGAGAGATCTTCCAGGATCATCAAAATACACTGGAATGTTTCAAGCAACAAAGGAGATATTCAGGGAAGAGGGTTTACCGGTATGAAGGCCATTTACTTGTGAACTTGTATGTTTGTTTCCTCTTCTATTTTACTGGTTATGTTTGTGAATGGTCCATATAGAGTGCTTATTAATTTCTATATTTAGCCGCATTGTTAGGTAGCCTTTTCTTTTCTGATTGCTCAGTTGCTGTTTCTTCTTTTTTCCCTTTCACTGTGCTTGTTTATTGCAGGGTTTTTGGCGTGGTAATGTCCCAGCTTTACTTATGGTTATGCCATACACTGCCATACAATTTGCAGTTCTGCACAAATTGAAAACATTTGTTTCTGGTTCTTCCAAGACAGGTAATTTACATTGCACAGTGCCTTTTCCTATGCTCTGATCAAAAGTAAAAGTTTTAGGTTATGCTATATATTGAAAGTAATCTTGTATGTACAGCTAGTTAATATGGAAGCATACAAATCCTTTGTCCTTGATGTCCACCATTATATGTGATGTATTGGAATATTTGGCTTTATTGTTTTCGATGATAGCTTTATGTTGTTTCTTACATTTTGATCTGTCGTCCCCTTGTTTTGTGATGGTGCAGCTGATCACATTAATTTAAGCCCCTACCTTTCTTACATCAGCGGTGCCTTAGCAGGGTGTGCAGCTACTGTTGGATCTTATCCTTTTGATCTTCTGCGGACTATATTAGCTTCACAAGGTGAACCTAAGGTATTAAATTTGACTTATGGTGTGATGTTATTTTCTGCTTGGTTAACATTTCATTCGTGTGAAGGGAATATATTTTTGATTCCTTATAGGATTATGAGTTCATAACCTTTTTGGGTAAAAAATTATAGTTGTATCACTTGTAAAGTGAGGTGCAAAAATTTCTAGCATGCAAACACCCGATGCATCCTCATATATATTACTGCAAAAGCTTTAATTTCTTCAAAGTATCTCATTTATTTTGTATCTCTTACATGTAGATATATCCCAACATGAGTTCAGCAATTTTTGATATACTTAGAACTCGTGGCTTCAGAGGATTGTATGCTGGATTGTCACCAACACTGGTTGAGATCATTCCTTATGCTGGCTTGCAATTTGGAACATATGATACGTTTAAGCGTTGGTGCATGGTGAGGCTTTAGTTCTTTTATACTTTAAAAGGTTCTTTTCCTATAAATGATTGGTATAAACAATTCATGTATTCTGTAATCTCTTTGCTGTTTAGAAACATGGGAATTGGATGTTATTTATGGAAGTTGTTTAGTTGCCTtttaatgttaaatatatatacacacaatgATGCATACAGTAAATAACGCATTTTTGGTGATTCCTATATTATTGTTTCTCACAAGCTATGAAATTCATAAAGTGTTAGTTTAGCACATATTGTGATGCTGGTTAAGTTTTAAGAGTATATTTCATTTCTTGAATATATTGAAATGTTGATTTGCTCTTGGTGTGTTCTTATTTGTAGTTTGAATGGTTGAATAAGTATTTTCTAAAGAACTCTTTCTGATgttgttttggtttgtatgtcTTCATCTTAGGCTTGGAACAATTTGAGATCATCCAGTATAAGCTCAACCACGGGTGATAGcctttcaagttttcaactttTCATTTGTGGCCTAGCAGCTGGCACATGCGCAAAACTTGTATGTCATCCGCTTGATGTAGTCAAGAAAAGATTCCAGGTGAGATCTTATACTGTAGCATCAAGCAATCTGTGATAACACCTCATGCAACTTCATTATTATTGGTCGGTTGCAGATTGAAGGACTACAGCGGCACCCAAAGTACGGTGCTCGAGTAGAACAGTGTGCTTATAGGAACTTGTTTGATGCCTTACATCGGATTTTGAAGTCAGAGGGTTGGCATGGTCTTTATAAGGGAATTGTTCCATCAACAATCAAAGCTGCACCAGCTGGTGCTGTAACATTTGTGGCTTATGAGTTTACATCAGATTGGTTAGAGTCCATTTTTACTTCAACCTAACCCAGATTTCCATTTTTATTTTCCTTCTCATCTATTACATAATTCATTCTTTTCCCTGGATTTTTGAAAGGCCCTCTTAGAATAAGGGGAAAAAAGAGAGGGAAGGGAGGTATCCTGTTATTACATTCAATTTTGTCATCATTCATAAGCATTGAGTTCATATGATTTAGAGTATAAAATTCAGTGGTGAAATCAATATGTAGAGTTGCTTCTTATTCCTCTGTTTGAACCTCAAGGAAATGCTATTGCAAAGCCTATATTGCCATGATGACTGATTTATCAACTTTGCAAGATAATTTAAATCAAACAATAACTCTGGTTCGTAACAACACCTACTCTTgcattatttttttcctttcaaaaAAGACTGGATATAAAAAATTACATAATAAATTCATCATACAGTATATTTATCGTAACATCAAAACCATTCTAAATTGTTCCTCTCTACATGCAGAGGAATATAAACCACTTTGTCAAATgataaaacttcaaaattttctCCTGAAATGTACCGGCACTTTATTCAACAGAAAACCCAAATTTGTAGTTTCAAAAGAAATGGAAGTCAGTAGTGGTCTCTAATAGTGTTTTTCCGGTTTAATGTTGTCCTCTGGGGGAATGGATATAAATTGCAGGATAGTTTGGACCTGAGCAACATCCAGTCTGAACTTCTCCGCAATCTGGTTAACATCCATAGGACCTTCATGATCATCGGCCTTGCCCTGATGTAAAAGCATGATGTGGCGTAGCTGTTTCACATTCAAGGTTCCCAGAGGTGCGGGCCTTTCTTCATATCGTCCTGACTCAACCGTTGTGTTCCGCAATTTTGGCAAAGGCCTGCTAGGATTTTCAGCCACAGATGCCTGTAGTAGTCGGTATTTAATTATTAACCAACATTAAAAGAACGCTATATCATAGCAAAAATATCTCTCTCCATCACCATTAACAGAAAGAAACAATGTATCCAAAACCAAAACTGTAAGAGAAAAAATGAACAATAAACAAATTGATAACATCCGCCAATACCAGGTGAAAGCATTTTACTAAATTCTTTACATTAGCTACTCATCGCtccatttaaatgaatatcgtaAGTCTATCAGATCCAGTAAACAAGCGGCAAAACCTCTGTGCTCCCTTATCAGTGGAGGTCTAAAGTTCATCAAATCCCCCAAAATTTGTTCTCATAGAAATGGCACTAGAAGTTGAATAAACACAAAGGCAGAGAGTTTAAACAGTATAAGAGGGGTAAAAGACCTAGAGGAGAAACATAAGGACTACACATTCTTAAatcgaaaaaggaaaaaaaaaaaaaaaagtcattagCTATGTTAGTCAAGTTCCAATAGAGGGGATGAATATGAATGTTGCTCAAGATTGGAGCTAAACCAACCGCTCTTTTAACGTGAACTTGCATTCTGGCACTTATCACTTCAAAAGAACCTAAACAGATGAGTAAGCAAATTCATCCTAAAAAGTGTTACCAATTCCTTGCCATCCAGAGTAGCCATTCCGAGGGGAGAGTTTGGAATGACTGTTCCATGTTTTTGGAGATTTTAACTAAAATGGCTATTCTAAGGAACAGCCAGTCAATGAATCAAATTTCTAAACTTCAAAAATGCCCTAAAAAATTGTTCTGTGGTTCAATTCCTTGTACAAATAGTTCCCTAGTTTACCATCTGGATGTCTTTACTTCCCATTTCCTTCAAGGGGAAACCTTGCAAAAAATATATTCCTAAGGCTCTAAGGCATTGTTTTGATTCTATTGAACACCATTATAGCTATAAATCCCATTCATCAATTAACTGTTATTAGTTAAAATAAAACCAAACTAAAAAGAACACAACTTTAATGAACTGACCTCACCCATCTCAAGTTTGCCACCAGGCTTAGCTGAAATCCTACCCACCATTTGACTTAGCATTGCGTCATACTTGGGATCTCTTTCTTCCAATACATTCTCAGGATTACTTCTTGCAACACTTGCTTTAAACCCAAAAGTTCAATTCAATCACCCGTCAAaaacaggaaaaaaaaaaaactcaacaaCAAAATTCAAACTTCCATTTTATTTGAATGGGGGAAACGAATTACCATGATCAAGATTTTCATGCTGTGAAACTCTGGATATCTTCTGTTCATCGGTGGGACCCAAAGGTCTTCTTGGTTTTGTGGGTTGAGTTTGGTCCACCGATCGAAGCCTACCAGTCGCTCGACGAAATGCCTGACCCATCACTCTCGCTTAGTTCTCCGTCTTTTCCTAAAAAGCCTTCTACTTTCCGGCATAAAAGAAAAGACCCAGATTgtttatttgactctaaatcagttGTTCCCGAGCTGTACGGTCATTAAAACCGTAATAAGGATTTCTGGGTTTTATGCTTTGGGGTTTGTTGTGAGAGAAAGCGATCGGAGGAGAGAGGGGGAGCTGAATAGTGAATCATGTTTGGAAACCACGCGCTGGTTTATTTAATACGGAAGAGTAACGGTTGATTCTGGTTTGCCACGTGGTGATTTTATTGGACACCACGTTAGTTTCATTGTGGCCTTACCTTATTTACAACGACAAATTAATTTTTAGAATGATTTATGAGAAAATGTGTTTTAAGGCGTTTAAACTTACAATCcaatttaatcaataaatattttaattattataatatttattttaaattaattattatttaattggtgttataattatatactaattaaattataatttatcattataaatAACATTCAATATTTAAGTATTTTCAtacaataacatcaaaataatttcttttttatttatgtaACTCCACAAGTATGAAGCGATGTTTAAAAGtcgaagaaaaatattttaatgataAATTTTGTTTTCTCAACTCTATCTTTTTATTGATGTATAATGtaaaattataatgataatatttCCTTACACTTTTCATTTTATAATTTGTACCATGAAACCTAATGTATGTTGTAATTTGGtcaaattcaattattattaaattttatatcccTTGCCAAAAAAAATTTATTAGCATTCGTAAGTTAGAAATCTCTACAAAATAATGGAGATTAAAGTAATGAAAATATTAagattaaagaataaaaaatatatgtacGCAGTATgttcatttttaaatattatttatgtgtcatattattatttattgataATGCATGAGATTTATGTACTAATTATGTATTAAATATTATTCTTACTTTTAAAAGTAATAGTCTTAAAAGGATTAATtacaaatttagaaaaaattaatCTTCACGAATATAAAACAAACCCAAAGGACATATTGATTACACCAAAaaaataattgatcaatttattaGCTATTTTTGGTTGGATCATCAGACGAGTACTCGTAAACTACACCTTTGCAAATGGAAAAAGGTTATGCTATCTTATACCTACTAGAGTTTTGTTGAGAACTCCAGCAGCAGTGAAGAATTGGTGTGCGAAAGTGAAAGAAGAAGAAATTTATATAAATCCGTTTTTGATTAATGAAAAATTgtattataaaattacaattgatatgtatttatatattaaCTATCAGCTCTTAACTAACTATCGATTATCTCTTCAACACTCCCCCTCAAGTTGGAGAGTGGTAGAGATCCTTGACCCCTAGCTTGGATATCAAATATTCATGGTACTAGACTCCAAACTCCTTAGTCATCACGTCTGCAAGTTGTTCATTAGTCCACACATACTATGTTCGTATCATTCCATCTCGTATTTTTTCCTTACAAATTGACAATTAATTTCTCTGTGTTTGGTTCGCTCATGGAATACAGGATTTGCAACAATCTGGAGCGCTGCTTGACTGTCAAAAAGTAACAACATTGGATCAAGTTTATTAAGACATATTTCTTTTAACAAGCCATCCAACCATACTATTTCTGCAACTGTCGATGCCATGCTTCTATACTTAGCTTTAACCGATGAATGTGAGACCATATCCTGCTTCTCTGACTTCCAAAAGATGAGAGAATCTTCAAGTTTGATGTAGAACCCAGTGATGGACTTTTTAGAAATAAGGAACACGACCCAATCCGAATTGCAATAGGCAAcaagttgtaatttatttgatgCAGCCAACAAAGTCCATTAGTCAGGGTTCTTCTTTATGTATCGAACAATTCGAAGTGCTGCTTCAAAATAGAATTTCTTTGGTTTTCGTGTAAACTGGCTCAAATGTTGAACTGCAAATGATATGTCTGGCCATGTATTTTTTGAATACAACAACCGACCCATGAGTCTTTGATATGTTGACAATCTGAAATTAGTTCATCGTTACAATCTCCTGAATGTACAACTTCATCATACTCAGCTGTAGTGAGTTCCTGATTTTGCTCAAGAGGCGTGTTGATTGTTTTTGCCTCTCCTAACCAAACTTCTGCTATTAACTCCAACACATATTTCCTTTGGTTCAAAACAATTCCCTTGCTCGATCGTGCCACCTCTATACCAAGGAAATATTTCTAACTCACTTAAGTACTTCATTTTAAAATCCTGAtagtatttaatattaatattagatattaaattaaatttaatatttatttagataatattttattaatttaatattaatatgagatattaaatttaacttaatatttatttagataatattttattaatttagtatgAATGTGATTAATTCTAATCCTAATTGAActctctctaaactctccctatataaagggAGCATGAGTTATTATTCTCATACACTTGAATTTAagaaaagttgtagagagaaaatttctaaataattattgcagaaaatttctagagatattcttgttatttacaacttgaccctagaattttaaagaaattacaaaattaccccactagtaattttgtgaaaaattttctaattcgAAGCAAGCCCACACTTGGCGGACGTGAGCTTGAGTATAACGGAGAAGACTACTCGATCGAAGCATTCATCCTAGACGAATCATAAAGGTacgattttgattaagtgtttattactttagataacacaaccaagttcttgtttttggaaaaaaattaaaactctggtTTTCCCTTAAAACTATTTTTCGTTCCGTTTTTCGAACCTGATTTTTCAACAATCATCCTTGCCTAACTTGCAGCAACTTCAACTGAAGATTCTTTATTCAATAAATTCAGAATTTGTTGATATTGTACTTGTGTAAACAAAGGTGCTTAAGGGTTATTGGATGCACCAATGTCACCAACCATATCAACATAATCAATCACCACAACATTATTCACCACAGATCTAGTTGAAGCCTTCGTTTTAGTGAACTTAAAATCAGAGGGTATCTAATTAACCTATAATAATTCTCCCTTCTATGCCTCTTGGTTTTACAATGATCACACACGCCATTGAACCTCTTCTTCTAAGCCACATTAGTAAAATACACAGAAGTTGGATTGGGAATGACAAGCCCTGAAGCATGCTACCTTTAAGACTCTTTTGCGTTAACATAAGGTATGCTTGATTTATACAAGGCAATGGATTCATTAGTAAAATTTGATTATGAACTGCATTATAGGTTTCATTTAAGCCCATCAAAAACTGAAATAGACGCTGCTAAGTAACATGTTTagtattttgttttgattattcaCAGCCATAAGAAGAGAAAGGCACAAGAGCATCATACTCATCTCAAAGCAAGCATAATTTAGTGAAATACACACATTGAAGCAGTTCCTTGAAGGTAAGAAGTG encodes:
- the LOC108483766 gene encoding mitochondrial thiamine diphosphate carrier 2-like produces the protein MEEPGQLKRALLDASAGAIAGGISRTVTSPLDVIKIRFQVQLEPTASWALIRRDLPGSSKYTGMFQATKEIFREEGLPGFWRGNVPALLMVMPYTAIQFAVLHKLKTFVSGSSKTADHINLSPYLSYISGALAGCAATVGSYPFDLLRTILASQGEPKIYPNMSSAIFDILRTRGFRGLYAGLSPTLVEIIPYAGLQFGTYDTFKRWCMAWNNLRSSSISSTTGDSLSSFQLFICGLAAGTCAKLVCHPLDVVKKRFQIEGLQRHPKYGARVEQCAYRNLFDALHRILKSEGWHGLYKGIVPSTIKAAPAGAVTFVAYEFTSDWLESIFTST
- the LOC108483767 gene encoding uncharacterized protein LOC108483767, with amino-acid sequence MGQAFRRATGRLRSVDQTQPTKPRRPLGPTDEQKISRVSQHENLDHASVARSNPENVLEERDPKYDAMLSQMVGRISAKPGGKLEMGEASVAENPSRPLPKLRNTTVESGRYEERPAPLGTLNVKQLRHIMLLHQGKADDHEGPMDVNQIAEKFRLDVAQVQTILQFISIPPEDNIKPEKHY